One window from the genome of Helicobacter pylori encodes:
- the crcB gene encoding fluoride efflux transporter CrcB, which produces MNLVFLWAALGGAIGSSLRYFVGKMMPSKFLMFESFPLGTFSVNLIGCFVIGFMGHLAVKKVFGDDFGIFFVTGVLGGFTTFSSYGLDTLKLLQKSQYIEAISYVLGTNILGLIGVAIGWFLAKNFVGIN; this is translated from the coding sequence ATGAATCTTGTCTTTTTATGGGCCGCTTTAGGGGGGGCTATAGGGAGTTCGTTAAGGTATTTTGTGGGCAAAATGATGCCCAGTAAATTTTTAATGTTTGAAAGTTTCCCTTTAGGGACTTTTAGCGTGAATCTCATAGGGTGTTTTGTCATCGGCTTTATGGGGCATTTGGCTGTTAAAAAAGTTTTTGGTGATGATTTTGGGATTTTCTTTGTAACCGGGGTTTTAGGGGGTTTTACGACCTTTTCTTCTTATGGGTTAGACACTTTAAAACTCTTGCAAAAATCCCAATACATTGAAGCCATTTCTTATGTCTTAGGCACTAACATTTTAGGGCTTATTGGGGTAGCTATTGGTTGGTTTTTGGCTAAAAATTTTGTAGGCATTAATTAA
- the hemW gene encoding radical SAM family heme chaperone HemW, with the protein MILYIHIPFCENKCGYCAFNSYEDKHGLKKEYTQALCLDLKHALSQTDEPIDSIFIGGGTPNTLSVESFERIFESIHQHASLSLDCEITTEANPELISKAWCQGLKDLGINRLSLGVQSFREDKLLFLERQHSKNIAPVIETILKSGIENVSIDLIYNTPLDNENSLKEELKLAKELPINHLSAYALSVEKNTNLEKNAKKPSCAHFDNVVREILEGFSFKQYEVSNYARNYQVKHNLAYWGAKDYLGCGAGAVGCVANERFYAKKLIENYIKDPLKRQVETLNKQDKRLEKLFLGLRCVLGVELSFLDENKVKFLIEENKAFIKNNRLVASDFFMADEMALWLL; encoded by the coding sequence ATGATTTTATACATTCATATCCCTTTTTGTGAAAATAAATGCGGTTATTGCGCTTTCAATTCCTATGAAGATAAGCATGGGCTAAAAAAAGAATACACTCAAGCGTTATGCCTGGATTTAAAGCATGCCTTAAGCCAAACTGATGAACCAATTGATAGTATTTTTATTGGCGGCGGCACGCCTAACACTTTAAGCGTGGAGTCTTTTGAAAGGATTTTTGAAAGCATTCATCAACATGCAAGCTTGAGCTTGGATTGTGAGATCACCACTGAAGCTAACCCTGAATTGATTTCTAAAGCTTGGTGTCAAGGCTTAAAAGATTTAGGGATCAACCGCTTGAGTTTAGGGGTGCAAAGTTTTAGAGAAGATAAATTATTGTTTTTAGAGCGCCAACATTCCAAAAATATCGCTCCCGTGATAGAAACTATTTTAAAAAGCGGGATTGAAAATGTCAGCATTGATTTGATTTATAACACCCCATTAGATAATGAAAACTCTTTAAAAGAAGAACTAAAACTCGCTAAAGAACTCCCTATCAACCACTTGAGCGCTTACGCTTTGAGCGTTGAAAAAAACACGAATTTGGAAAAAAACGCCAAAAAACCCTCATGCGCTCATTTTGACAATGTGGTGAGAGAGATTTTAGAGGGCTTTTCTTTCAAGCAATACGAAGTGTCTAATTACGCTAGAAATTACCAAGTCAAACACAACTTAGCTTACTGGGGGGCTAAAGATTATTTAGGGTGTGGGGCTGGGGCTGTGGGCTGCGTGGCGAATGAGCGCTTTTATGCGAAAAAACTCATAGAAAACTATATTAAAGACCCCTTAAAACGCCAAGTTGAGACGCTTAATAAACAAGACAAGCGCTTAGAAAAGCTGTTTTTAGGCTTGAGGTGCGTGCTTGGGGTTGAGCTTAGTTTCTTAGATGAAAATAAAGTAAAGTTTTTGATTGAAGAAAATAAGGCTTTCATTAAAAATAACCGATTGGTAGCGAGCGATTTTTTCATGGCCGATGAAATGGCTTTGTGGCTGTTGTAA
- a CDS encoding c-type cytochrome, with translation MKKVIMALGVLAFANALMATDVKALVKGCAACHGVKFEKKALGKSKIVNMMSEAEIEKDLMDFKSGANKNPVMSAQAKKLSDEDIKALAKYIPTLK, from the coding sequence ATGAAAAAGGTTATTATGGCTTTAGGCGTTTTGGCGTTCGCAAACGCTTTAATGGCAACCGATGTTAAAGCTCTTGTAAAAGGTTGTGCCGCTTGCCATGGGGTTAAATTTGAAAAAAAAGCTTTAGGTAAAAGCAAAATCGTTAACATGATGAGTGAAGCAGAAATTGAAAAAGATCTTATGGATTTTAAAAGCGGTGCTAACAAGAATCCTGTCATGAGCGCGCAAGCTAAAAAATTAAGCGATGAAGACATCAAAGCTTTAGCCAAATACATCCCCACTCTCAAATAA
- a CDS encoding RNA pyrophosphohydrolase, which translates to MLHKKYRPNVAAIIMSPDYPNACEVFIAERIDIEGAWQFPQGGIDEGETPLEALHRELLEEIGTNEIEILAQYPRWIAYDFPSNMEHKFYSFDGQKQRYFLVRLKHANNIDLNKHTPEFRAYRFIHLKDLLKKIVPFKRQVYRQVIAYFRREGYLGC; encoded by the coding sequence ATGCTACATAAAAAATATCGTCCTAATGTTGCGGCCATTATCATGTCGCCAGACTACCCTAACGCATGCGAAGTTTTTATCGCTGAGCGCATAGATATTGAAGGGGCGTGGCAATTCCCCCAAGGAGGCATTGATGAGGGTGAAACCCCTTTAGAAGCGCTCCATAGAGAATTATTAGAAGAAATTGGCACGAATGAAATAGAGATTTTGGCGCAATACCCCAGATGGATCGCCTATGATTTCCCAAGCAACATGGAGCATAAATTCTATTCGTTTGACGGGCAAAAACAACGCTATTTTTTAGTGCGCCTAAAGCATGCGAACAACATTGATTTGAACAAACACACGCCAGAATTTAGGGCTTATCGATTCATCCATCTTAAGGATTTGCTTAAAAAAATCGTTCCCTTTAAACGCCAAGTGTACCGCCAAGTCATTGCTTATTTCAGAAGAGAGGGGTATTTAGGGTGTTAA
- a CDS encoding aspartate kinase: MLIVQKYGGTSMGSVERIHNVAQRVLESVKLGHQVVVVVSAMSGETDRLLEFGKNFSHNPNKREMDRIVSAGELISSAALSMALERYGHRAISLSGKEAGILTSSHFQNAVIQSIDTKRITELLEKNYIVVIAGFQGADIQGETTTLGRGGSDLSAVALAGALKAHLCEIYTDVDGVYTTDPRIEEKAQKIVQISYDEMLELASMGAKVLLNRSVELAKKLSVKLVTRNSFNHSEGTLIVAEKDFKGERMETPIVSGIALDKNQARVSMEGVEDRPGIAAEIFGALAEYRINVDMIVQTIGRDGKTDLDFTIVKTQIEETKQALKPFLAQMDSIDYDENIAKVSIVGVGMKSHSGVASTAFKALAKDNINIMMISTSEIKISVLIDIKYAELAVRTLHAVYQLDQ; the protein is encoded by the coding sequence GTGTTAATCGTTCAAAAATACGGCGGCACAAGCATGGGCAGCGTGGAAAGGATTCACAATGTCGCCCAAAGGGTTTTAGAAAGCGTTAAATTAGGGCATCAGGTGGTGGTGGTGGTTTCTGCGATGAGTGGCGAAACCGATAGGCTTTTAGAATTTGGCAAGAATTTTAGCCATAACCCTAACAAGCGAGAAATGGATAGGATTGTAAGCGCGGGGGAATTGATTTCAAGCGCGGCTTTAAGCATGGCGTTAGAAAGATACGGGCATAGAGCCATTTCCTTGAGCGGGAAAGAAGCGGGCATTTTAACCAGTTCGCATTTTCAAAACGCCGTGATCCAATCCATTGACACCAAACGCATCACAGAGCTTTTAGAAAAAAATTACATTGTGGTGATCGCTGGGTTTCAAGGCGCTGACATTCAAGGCGAAACAACGACTTTAGGGCGTGGGGGGAGCGATTTGAGCGCGGTCGCTTTGGCCGGGGCTTTAAAAGCGCATTTGTGCGAAATCTATACGGATGTGGATGGCGTTTATACCACCGATCCGCGCATTGAAGAAAAGGCTCAAAAAATCGTGCAAATCAGCTATGATGAAATGCTTGAACTGGCTTCTATGGGGGCTAAGGTTTTATTGAACCGCTCGGTGGAATTGGCCAAAAAACTCAGCGTGAAGTTAGTGACTCGCAATTCGTTTAACCATAGCGAAGGCACGCTCATTGTGGCTGAAAAAGACTTTAAAGGAGAACGCATGGAAACCCCTATAGTGAGTGGGATCGCATTGGATAAAAATCAGGCTCGTGTGAGCATGGAGGGCGTGGAAGACAGGCCAGGCATTGCCGCTGAAATCTTTGGCGCTTTAGCGGAGTATCGCATTAATGTGGATATGATCGTCCAAACGATCGGCAGAGACGGCAAAACCGATTTGGATTTTACGATCGTTAAAACCCAAATAGAAGAAACCAAGCAAGCCTTAAAGCCTTTTTTAGCGCAAATGGATTCCATTGATTATGATGAAAATATCGCTAAAGTTTCCATAGTGGGCGTGGGCATGAAGTCGCATTCTGGGGTAGCGAGTACCGCTTTTAAAGCCCTAGCCAAAGACAATATCAATATCATGATGATTTCTACAAGCGAGATTAAAATTTCGGTTTTGATTGACATTAAATACGCTGAATTAGCCGTTAGAACTTTGCATGCGGTGTATCAATTGGATCAATGA
- a CDS encoding HobA family DNA replication regulator, producing the protein MKNFYDWIKEFVHDQGEFIAQQSGWLELERSSYAKLIAQTISHVLNGGSLLVSADSSRRWFLSYILSNLNPKDLKERPLLSVIDFNASSFYPKNDANLSLATIEMTYQNPMFWHVGRVENEGLKTILLSKIPSFLWLFEELKEDCLLLKEHDILLDYKLLQLFKLFENALFSALYNKVTL; encoded by the coding sequence ATGAAAAATTTCTACGACTGGATTAAGGAATTTGTGCACGATCAAGGGGAGTTTATCGCCCAACAAAGCGGGTGGCTGGAATTGGAGCGATCAAGCTATGCAAAACTCATTGCACAAACCATTTCGCATGTGCTTAATGGCGGATCGCTGTTGGTGAGCGCTGATTCTTCTAGGCGCTGGTTTTTAAGCTACATTCTTTCTAACTTAAACCCTAAAGATTTAAAAGAGCGCCCCTTATTGTCAGTCATTGATTTTAACGCTTCTTCTTTCTACCCCAAAAACGATGCAAATCTCTCTCTAGCCACCATAGAAATGACTTATCAAAACCCCATGTTTTGGCATGTCGGGAGGGTTGAAAATGAAGGCTTGAAAACGATACTACTGAGTAAAATCCCTAGTTTTTTATGGCTTTTTGAAGAGCTTAAAGAAGATTGCTTGCTTTTAAAAGAGCATGACATCTTATTGGATTATAAATTATTGCAACTCTTCAAACTCTTTGAAAACGCGCTTTTTAGCGCGCTATACAATAAGGTTACTCTGTGA
- a CDS encoding DNA polymerase III subunit delta': protein MKNLNRLIYTDNLEESLEEAASLFKHHIKFYTEIIEKDKKVIKTFNKDFKIEHAKEVLSKANLKHSELNAFLIAAPSYGIEAQNALLKILEEPPNNVCFIMFAKSPNHVLATIKSRLIKEDKRQKIPLKPLDLDLSRLDLKDIYAFLKNLDKENFDSRENQRERIESLLESVNRHKIPLNEQELQAFDLAIKANSSYYKLSYNLLPLLLSLLSKKKTP, encoded by the coding sequence GTGAAAAACCTCAACCGCCTCATTTATACGGACAATCTTGAAGAAAGCTTAGAAGAGGCTGCAAGCCTTTTCAAACACCACATTAAATTCTACACCGAGATCATTGAAAAAGACAAAAAGGTGATCAAAACTTTTAACAAGGACTTTAAAATAGAGCATGCCAAAGAAGTCCTATCCAAAGCCAACCTCAAACACAGCGAATTAAACGCTTTTTTAATCGCCGCTCCTAGCTATGGCATAGAAGCCCAAAACGCGCTTTTAAAAATCTTAGAAGAACCCCCGAATAATGTTTGTTTTATCATGTTCGCTAAAAGCCCAAACCATGTTTTAGCCACCATTAAATCCCGCCTAATCAAAGAAGACAAACGCCAAAAAATCCCCCTAAAACCTTTAGATTTGGATTTATCAAGGCTGGATTTGAAAGATATTTACGCGTTTTTAAAAAATTTAGACAAAGAAAATTTTGATTCCAGAGAAAATCAGAGGGAAAGGATTGAAAGCCTGTTAGAGAGCGTTAACAGGCATAAGATCCCCTTAAACGAGCAAGAATTGCAAGCCTTTGATTTAGCGATCAAGGCTAACAGCTCTTATTACAAGCTCAGCTATAATCTTTTACCCCTGCTTTTAAGCCTTTTATCTAAAAAGAAAACGCCATGA
- the folP gene encoding dihydropteroate synthase produces MIVKRLNPDALKSALQKIGPEKIAQDRMHQKGVSFVFEIQHLPLSATLILKQEAISVGGDFATPRDCILAKEPFYDGVLVVSASQLERLIIKCHSQPFGLKHLAQELKSHLKAPKPNAPQIMAILNLTPDSFYEKSRFSSKKALEEIYQWLEKGITLIDIGAASSRPESEIIDPKIEQDRLKEILLEIKSQKLYQCAQFSIDTYHATTAQMALEHHFSILNDVSGFNSAAMLEVAKDYKPTCILMHTQKTPKDMQENVFYHNLFDEMDRFFKEKLEVLEKYALQDIILDIGFGFAKLKEHNLALIKHLSHFLKFKKPLLVGASRKNTIGLITGREVQDRLAGTLSLHLMALQNGASILRVHDIDEHIDLIKVFKSLEEAD; encoded by the coding sequence ATGATTGTAAAACGCCTTAACCCTGATGCGCTCAAAAGCGCTTTACAAAAAATAGGCCCAGAAAAGATCGCGCAAGATCGTATGCATCAAAAAGGCGTTAGCTTTGTTTTTGAAATCCAACACCTGCCCTTAAGCGCAACGCTCATTTTAAAACAAGAGGCCATAAGCGTTGGGGGCGATTTTGCCACGCCAAGAGATTGTATTTTAGCCAAAGAGCCTTTTTATGATGGGGTGTTGGTTGTGAGCGCTAGCCAATTAGAACGCCTTATTATTAAGTGCCATTCCCAACCCTTTGGGCTTAAACATTTAGCGCAAGAATTAAAAAGCCACCTCAAAGCCCCTAAGCCTAACGCCCCACAGATCATGGCAATCTTGAATCTCACGCCGGATAGTTTCTATGAAAAGAGCCGGTTTAGTAGCAAAAAAGCGCTTGAAGAAATCTATCAATGGCTAGAAAAGGGTATCACGCTCATTGATATAGGCGCGGCCAGTTCAAGGCCAGAGAGTGAAATCATTGATCCAAAAATAGAGCAAGATCGCTTAAAAGAAATTTTATTAGAAATCAAATCCCAAAAACTCTACCAATGCGCTCAATTCAGCATAGACACCTACCATGCCACAACCGCCCAAATGGCTTTGGAGCATCATTTTTCCATCCTTAATGATGTGAGCGGTTTTAATAGTGCTGCAATGCTAGAAGTCGCAAAAGATTACAAGCCCACTTGCATTTTAATGCATACTCAAAAAACCCCCAAAGACATGCAAGAAAATGTTTTTTACCACAATTTATTTGATGAAATGGATCGCTTTTTTAAGGAAAAACTAGAGGTTTTAGAAAAATACGCGCTACAAGATATTATTTTAGATATTGGGTTTGGATTCGCTAAATTAAAAGAGCATAATTTAGCCTTAATCAAGCATTTAAGCCACTTTCTCAAATTCAAAAAACCCTTATTGGTGGGAGCGAGTCGTAAAAACACGATCGGGCTTATCACTGGGCGTGAAGTTCAAGACCGGCTCGCCGGCACTTTGAGTTTGCATTTAATGGCGTTGCAAAATGGAGCGAGTATTTTAAGAGTGCATGACATTGATGAGCATATAGATTTAATCAAAGTGTTTAAGAGTTTGGAAGAAGCGGATTGA
- a CDS encoding DMT family transporter produces the protein MRNTILFGVSMILLANLCFGIMSAFVKITADYFSPMENVFYRSITMTLLLLLIYPFKPYRLKSYKQGGFKKLAFRVVVGGLAMLAFFYNIEKISLATATAFSQCAPIYTVLLSPFLLKEKLKRSALISACIGIVGVVLISDPSVENVGPVEILMGILSGIFVSLAYITLRDLREYYDKQAVILAFAFGMSLLGLIGMFIDIPFLSTGIHIPRKEDILWISLIGVSGTLGQYFLTYAYMNAPAGIIAPIEYTRIVWGLLFGLYLGDTFLDLKSSLGVALILCSGLLIALPALLKELKNFKSCN, from the coding sequence ATGCGTAATACCATTTTATTTGGCGTTTCAATGATACTCTTGGCGAATTTATGCTTTGGGATCATGAGCGCGTTTGTTAAAATCACAGCGGATTATTTTTCCCCTATGGAGAATGTGTTTTACCGCTCCATTACCATGACGCTTTTGCTCTTGCTTATTTATCCTTTCAAACCCTACCGCTTAAAAAGCTACAAACAAGGCGGTTTTAAAAAGCTCGCTTTTAGGGTCGTTGTGGGGGGCTTGGCCATGTTAGCGTTTTTTTATAATATTGAAAAAATTTCGCTCGCTACAGCGACGGCTTTCTCGCAATGCGCGCCTATTTATACGGTGCTTCTTTCCCCTTTTCTTTTGAAAGAAAAACTCAAAAGAAGCGCGTTAATTTCTGCATGCATCGGGATAGTGGGGGTGGTGTTGATCTCCGATCCTAGCGTGGAAAATGTGGGGCCGGTTGAAATTCTTATGGGCATATTGAGCGGGATCTTTGTGTCTTTAGCGTATATCACTTTAAGGGATTTGAGGGAATATTACGACAAACAAGCCGTGATTTTAGCGTTCGCTTTTGGCATGAGCCTTCTTGGATTAATAGGCATGTTTATTGATATTCCTTTTTTATCCACAGGCATTCATATCCCTAGAAAAGAAGACATTTTGTGGATTTCTTTAATAGGGGTTAGCGGGACTTTAGGGCAGTATTTCTTAACTTATGCTTACATGAACGCTCCTGCTGGGATCATTGCCCCCATTGAATACACCCGCATTGTTTGGGGGCTGTTGTTTGGGCTGTATTTAGGCGATACATTTTTGGATCTTAAAAGCTCTTTAGGGGTGGCTTTGATCTTATGTTCAGGCTTACTCATTGCCTTGCCCGCTCTTTTAAAAGAATTAAAAAATTTTAAATCATGCAACTAA
- a CDS encoding glycosyltransferase family 39 protein: protein MQLSPLQSALLYFRYFIYPEKKTRSFDLSDLIFIIMAFLVLALGLLMSEEISISYNEAKDFFYSDVWFVQIAQKSTEILGQNDLALRLPFLIAHIINMFLFYLIGRKILKKPKDALYVVLTYALLPGVNLFAILLAKSVLVLNLGLLISYLYIKTQKIPYLTLSACAFLDGAFIPLLLGVFTYALRRRYFKSAIFILVVLIVNTALFSGSFNKGLPSGYFIDTCLELMLLYSPLLFLYYPYTLYKALLDKKPSLLAFMSASGWLFPLLLSMRQEIDLKTFAPLALIGLPLFIKSVLNSLRVRLKEFRGQYYLRVFSLYLLMLTETLFLWGSKISGANEKLLNRHFLAKEVATALQLRGIHQIRTNDKQLALRLQFYGIKEGGRLRLINTKISKKRPDIEIIYADKILQSYSLVRH, encoded by the coding sequence ATGCAACTAAGCCCCCTACAAAGCGCACTGTTATATTTCCGTTACTTTATTTATCCGGAAAAAAAAACAAGGAGCTTTGATTTAAGCGATTTAATTTTTATCATCATGGCTTTTTTAGTCCTAGCTTTGGGGCTGTTGATGAGCGAAGAAATTTCTATCAGCTACAATGAAGCGAAAGACTTTTTTTATAGCGATGTGTGGTTTGTTCAAATCGCTCAAAAAAGCACTGAAATTTTAGGTCAAAACGATTTGGCTTTGAGATTGCCTTTTTTGATCGCTCATATCATTAACATGTTTTTATTTTATTTGATAGGGCGAAAGATCTTAAAAAAGCCTAAAGACGCCCTTTATGTGGTATTGACTTACGCTTTATTGCCTGGAGTGAATCTCTTTGCGATTTTATTGGCTAAAAGCGTGCTGGTGTTAAACCTTGGGCTTTTGATTAGCTATTTATATATCAAAACCCAAAAAATCCCTTATTTAACCCTTAGCGCTTGCGCGTTTTTAGACGGCGCGTTTATCCCGCTTTTACTAGGGGTTTTTACCTACGCTTTAAGAAGACGCTATTTTAAGAGCGCGATCTTTATTTTGGTGGTTTTAATTGTGAATACCGCTCTTTTTAGCGGGAGTTTCAATAAGGGCTTGCCTAGCGGGTATTTTATAGACACATGCTTAGAACTCATGCTTTTATACTCGCCCTTATTGTTCCTCTACTACCCTTATACGCTCTATAAAGCCCTTTTGGATAAAAAGCCATCGTTACTGGCCTTTATGAGCGCGAGCGGTTGGCTTTTCCCTTTGCTTTTGAGCATGCGCCAAGAGATAGATTTAAAAACTTTCGCCCCCTTAGCGTTAATCGGCCTACCCTTGTTCATTAAAAGCGTTTTGAATAGCCTTAGGGTGCGTTTAAAGGAATTTAGGGGGCAGTATTATTTGCGCGTTTTTAGTTTGTATCTTTTAATGCTCACTGAAACGCTTTTTTTATGGGGGAGTAAAATTTCTGGCGCTAATGAAAAATTATTAAACCGGCATTTCTTAGCCAAAGAAGTCGCTACAGCCTTGCAATTAAGGGGCATTCATCAAATCCGCACTAACGATAAACAACTCGCTTTAAGGCTCCAATTCTATGGCATTAAAGAAGGGGGGAGGTTAAGACTGATCAACACTAAAATTTCTAAAAAACGCCCTGATATTGAAATCATCTACGCTGATAAAATTCTACAATCCTATAGTTTGGTGCGCCATTAA
- a CDS encoding DUF507 family protein, with protein MRLKLTHISHISHKIANDFIHSKLLELKAPRELLCELIEGILEKSVKKENAIDEQARELLEENTDEIEFMRMDERQLFWMIKRQIAQKEGFHLFWEERCNDLSHQILNKILDEDLIMFSVSENLIRNLIYKSIDTYSKAYESIENEVHEKIKHYKRKLPVGSDEYELVFERLYEEELRRKGFL; from the coding sequence ATGAGACTCAAACTAACCCATATAAGCCATATAAGCCATAAGATTGCCAACGACTTTATCCATTCAAAGCTATTAGAATTAAAAGCCCCTAGAGAATTATTGTGTGAATTGATAGAAGGGATTTTGGAAAAAAGCGTTAAAAAAGAAAACGCCATAGATGAGCAAGCCAGAGAGCTTTTAGAAGAAAACACCGATGAGATAGAATTCATGCGGATGGATGAAAGGCAGCTTTTTTGGATGATTAAAAGACAGATCGCTCAAAAAGAGGGCTTTCATTTGTTTTGGGAAGAAAGGTGTAACGATTTGTCGCACCAGATTTTGAATAAAATCTTAGATGAAGATTTGATCATGTTTAGCGTGTCTGAAAATTTGATAAGAAACTTGATTTACAAATCCATTGACACCTATTCTAAAGCGTATGAAAGCATTGAAAATGAAGTGCATGAAAAAATCAAGCATTACAAACGCAAACTCCCCGTAGGGAGCGATGAATACGAGTTGGTGTTTGAAAGGCTCTATGAAGAAGAATTAAGACGCAAGGGCTTTTTATAA
- the carA gene encoding glutamine-hydrolyzing carbamoyl-phosphate synthase small subunit, whose translation MVSLYLENGLFLKAQSFGASGTQVGELVFNTSMSGYQEVISDPSYKGQFVVFSMPEIGVVGANSKDDESFFSCAGVLARHYNEFFSNSRADSSLSAYLKKRGVLGISGVDTRSLIKTLRHHGCLMMVASTIEHDKNKLEEVLKNAPRISHSPLVSSVSTPKIITHQRATFDFKTLDYKPFDEKTSHKIIAVLDFGAKGNILNELQNVGLKALIYPHHTKASELIKAYEKKEISGIFLSNGPGDPLSLQQEIGEIKQLIDAKIPMFGICLGHQLLSIAQGYPTYKLKFGHHGSNHPVKNLKTNAVEITAQNHNYCVPEAIEEIAIITHRNLFDNTIEGVRYKNAPIISVQHHPESSPGPKESHYIFKEFVELLKDF comes from the coding sequence ATGGTCTCTCTCTATTTAGAAAACGGGCTTTTTTTAAAAGCACAAAGTTTTGGGGCTAGCGGCACGCAAGTGGGCGAGCTTGTTTTTAACACTTCTATGAGCGGCTATCAAGAAGTCATTAGCGACCCTAGCTATAAGGGGCAATTTGTGGTTTTTAGCATGCCTGAAATTGGGGTTGTGGGCGCTAATTCTAAAGATGATGAATCCTTTTTTTCATGCGCAGGGGTTTTAGCGCGCCATTACAACGAATTTTTTTCTAATTCAAGGGCGGATTCTAGCTTGAGTGCTTATTTGAAAAAGCGCGGCGTTTTAGGGATTAGTGGGGTTGATACCAGGAGTTTGATCAAAACCTTACGCCATCATGGGTGCTTGATGATGGTCGCTTCCACGATAGAGCATGACAAAAACAAGCTTGAAGAGGTTTTAAAAAACGCCCCTAGAATCTCTCACTCCCCCCTAGTGTCTAGCGTTTCCACGCCAAAAATCATCACGCACCAGCGCGCTACTTTTGATTTCAAAACCCTAGATTACAAGCCTTTTGATGAAAAAACCTCTCATAAAATTATCGCGGTGTTAGATTTTGGGGCTAAGGGCAATATTTTAAACGAGCTTCAAAATGTGGGGTTAAAAGCCCTTATTTACCCGCACCACACTAAAGCTAGCGAGCTGATTAAAGCCTATGAAAAAAAAGAAATTAGCGGGATTTTCCTTTCTAACGGCCCCGGCGATCCTTTGAGCTTGCAGCAAGAAATTGGAGAAATCAAGCAACTCATTGACGCTAAAATCCCCATGTTTGGCATTTGCTTAGGGCATCAATTGCTCTCTATCGCACAAGGCTACCCTACTTACAAGCTCAAATTTGGCCATCATGGGAGCAACCACCCCGTTAAAAACCTAAAAACAAACGCCGTGGAAATCACCGCGCAAAACCACAACTACTGCGTCCCTGAAGCAATTGAAGAAATCGCTATCATCACGCACCGCAATCTTTTTGACAACACCATTGAAGGCGTGCGCTATAAAAACGCTCCCATTATTTCTGTCCAGCACCACCCAGAAAGCAGCCCCGGCCCCAAAGAGAGCCATTATATTTTTAAGGAATTTGTGGAATTGTTAAAGGATTTTTAG